A part of Aegilops tauschii subsp. strangulata cultivar AL8/78 chromosome 2, Aet v6.0, whole genome shotgun sequence genomic DNA contains:
- the LOC109733823 gene encoding cytochrome P450 76M5-like, with protein MEIVLWLLWPTLAVVSLLYCLAHTRCAGTGRMPPGPTPLPLVGNVLSLGGNLHHTLARLARAYGPVMTLKLGLTTAVIVSSRDAAWEAFAKHDRRLAARAIPDAARALGFSDRSMIWLPSSDPLWKSLRGIVATNVFSPRGLAVALEVRERKVRDMVSYFRGRAGTELDVGQALYGGVLNLVSSSFCSVDVVDMGGESAQGVRKLVEDLIEVIAKPNVSDLFPFLGPLDLQGWRRWTEIRFEKIFLILDGIIDRRMAAANASTEKHCDFLDSLLELFSTGKMARGSLTTIVFEVIAAGSDAMSITLEWAMAELLRNPSVMAKVRAEVDDALGGKETFGEADAASLPYLQAVVKEAMRLHPVAAILLPHRAVEEGVEIGGYTVPNGSTVIFNAWAIMRDPAAWERPDEFVPERFLGKAYQVVDFRGKAFEFIPFGSGRRLCPGVPMVERVVPFILASLLHAFEWRLPDGVSPAELDVSERFTTANVMAVPLKAVPVMVT; from the coding sequence ATGGAGATCGTGCTTTGGCTGTTATGGCCGACGCTCGCGGTCGTCTCGCTCCTCTACTGCCTGGCACACACACGCTGTGCGGGCACGGGGCGGATGCCACCGGGTCCGACGCCGCTCCCTCTCGTCGGCAACGTGCTCAGCCTGGGCGGCAACCTCCACCACACCCTCGCGCGCCTCGCTCGCGCCTACGGCCCCGTCATGACACTCAAGCTTGGCCTCACCACCGCCGTGATCGTGTCCTCGCGCGACGCGGCTTGGGAGGCATTCGCGAAGCACGACCGGCGCCTGGCTGCGCGCGCCATCCCGGACGCCGCCCGCGCGCTCGGCTTCTCCGACCGGTCCATGATATGGCTGCCCAGCTCCGACCCGCTCTGGAAGAGCCTGCGTGGCATCGTGGCCACCAACGTCTTCTCCCCGCGCGGCCTCGCCGTGGCGCTCGAAGTCCGCGAGCGTAAGGTGCGGGACATGGTGAGTTACTTCCGCGGCCGCGCCGGCACAGAGTTGGACGTCGGCCAGGCACTGTACGGCGGCGTGCTAAACCTCGTGTCGAGCTCGTTCTGCTCCGTGGACGTGGTCGACATGGGCGGCGAGTCGGCCCAGGGGGTGCGGAAGCTCGTTGAGGACCTCATCGAGGTGATCGCGAAGCCGAACGTCTCCGATCTTTTCCCTTTCCTTGGACCCCTCGACTTGCAAGGATGGCGTCGCTGGACGGAGATACGCTTCGAGAAAATCTTCCTCATATTGGATGGCATAATTGACCGTCGCATGGCAGCTGCCAACGCCTCCACGGAGAAGCACTGTGACTTCCTCGACTCGCTCCTCGAGCTCTTCTCCACAGGCAAGATGGCTCGCGGCAGCCTGACAACCATAGTGTTCGAGGTCATCGCGGCCGGGAGCGACGCCATGTCCATCACCCTAGAGTGGGCAATGGCGGAGCTGCTTCGGAACCCAAGCGTCATGGCAAAGGTCCGCGCGGAGGTAGACGATGCTCTTGGCGGCAAGGAGACCTTCGGCGAGGCCGACGCGGCGAGCCTGCCGTACCTGCAAGCCGTGGTAAAGGAGGCTATGCGGCTGCACCCGGTGGCGGCGATACTGCTGCCACACCGGGCCGTGGAGGAAGGCGTGGAGATCGGCGGCTACACCGTCCCGAACGGCTCAACGGTCATTTTCAACGCGTGGGCGATAATGCGGGACCCGGCGGCATGGGAGAGACCTGACGAGTTCGTCCCGGAGAGGTTCCTGGGCAAGGCGTACCAGGTGGTGGACTTCCGGGGCAAGGCCTTCGAGTTCATCCCGTTTGGGTCCGGCCGGCGGCTGTGCCCCGGCGTGCCAATGGTGGAGCGCGTCGTGCCGTTCATCCTAGCCTCGCTGCTGCACGCGTTCGAGTGGCGGCTACCAGACGGCGTTTCCCCGGCGGAGTTGGACGTGAGCGAGAGATTTACCACTGCAAATGTGATGGCTGTCCCACTCAAGGCCGTGCCCGTCATGGTCACCTAG
- the LOC109733821 gene encoding obtusifoliol 14-alpha demethylase isoform X2: MFLQYNPHRIWSANMEFPGVLWLAFVPISVAVVSIMMARRRATSFLTTKRSPPPPPTAAGAPFLGILPALVAKGPLRVLRDAHAEMGSVFTVRLLHRKVTFLVGPDVSSHFYQGLESEISQDEVSQFTTPTFGPGVAFDVDFVTRREQFRFFGDAMKPAKLRTYARLMVREVEYYFARWGQSGTVDLKQELEHLVTLVASRCLFGEEVRAKMLVEVATHLRELNDGMRLVTILFPHLPIPAHHRRDKARARLGEIFSDIVSSRKASCPDGSRNVVDDMLQCLIDSRYKDGRATTETEVVGMLVSALFAGQHTSSSTGTWTGARLLARANAKHLRAAVQEQERIMARHGDRVDYEVLQEMDTLHRCVKEVLRLHPPAMMLLRHARRSFTVRTSEGVEYEVPEGRTVASPLVIHNRLPHVYRDPESYEPDRFGPGRGEDRAGGALSYTAFGAGRHACVGEAFAYMQIKVIWSHLLRKFKMEMVSPFPETDWNVVMPGPKGKVMLRYNRRGMSTAA; the protein is encoded by the exons A TGTTCTTACAGTACAACCCCCATCGCATCTGGAGTGCAAATATGGAATTTCCGGGAGTCCTTTGGCTAGCATTTGTTCCTATTTCCGTTGCAGTCGTGTCGATCATGATGGCACGACGACGGGCGACGTCCTTCCTAACAACCAAACGATCACCTCCTCCGCCGCCCACGGCCGCAGGGGCTCCCTTTCTTGGCATCCTCCCAGCACTTGTCGCCAAGGGCCCGCTGCGAGTGCTCCGCGACGCCCACGCGGAGATGGGGAGCGTGTTCACGGTGAGACTGTTGCATCGCAAGGTCACCTTCCTGGTCGGGCCAGACGTATCGAGCCATTTCTACCAAGGGCTGGAGTCAGAAATCAGCCAGGATGAGGTCTCACAGTTCACCACTCCGACCTTCGGGCCCGGCGTCGCCTTCGACGTGGATTTCGTCACTCGGCGCGAGCAGTTCCGCTTCTTTGGCGACGCAATGAAGCCGGCCAAGCTCAGAACCTACGCCCGCCTCATGGTGCGCGAAGTGGAG TACTACTTTGCGAGATGGGGACAGTCCGGCACGGTTGACTTGAAGCAGGAGCTAGAGCACCTCGTCACACTCGTCGCCAGCCGATGCTTGTTTGGGGAGGAGGTTAGGGCGAAGATGCTGGTCGAGGTCGCAACGCACCTCCGTGAACTAAACGACGGCATGCGCCTCGTCACCATCCTATTCCCGCACCTGCCGATCCCGGCGCATCACAGACGTGACAAGGCGCGCGCTAGGCTCGGCGAGATATTCTCCGACATCGTCAGCTCCCGCAAAGCAAGCTGCCCTGATGGCAGCCGAAACGTCGTCGATGACATGCTCCAGTGCCTGATCGATTCCAGGTACAAAGACGGTCGCGCCACGACCGAGACGGAAGTGGTCGGAATGCTGGTCTCTGCGCTGTTCGCGGGCCAGCACACAAGCTCCAGCACGGGCACGTGGACCGGAGCGCGCCTCCTCGCGCGCGCCAACGCCAAGCATCTGCGCGCTGCCGTCCAGGAGCAGGAGCGGATCATGGCGCGGCATGGGGACCGCGTGGACTACGAGGTCCTACAGGAGATGGACACCCTCCATCGCTGCGTCAAGGAGGTTCTGCGGCTCCACCCGCCGGCGATGATGCTGTTGCGCCATGCGCGCCGGAGCTTCACGGTGCGGACAAGCGAGGGCGTCGAGTACGAGGTCCCTGAGGGGCGTACGGTCGCGAGCCCGCTGGTGATCCACAACCGTCTCCCGCATGTGTACAGGGATCCGGAGTCGTACGAGCCGGACCGGTTCGGCCCCGGCAGAGGAGAGGACAGGGCAGGCGGGGCGCTCTCGTACACGGCGTTCGGTGCTGGGCGGCATGCGTGCGTCGGCGAGGCGTTCGCTTACATGCAGATCAAGGTGATATGGAGCCATCTCCTGAGGAAATTTAAGATGGAGATGGTGTCGCCGTTCCCTGAGACGGACTGGAACGTGGTCATGCCAGGGCCCAAGGGGAAGGTCATGCTCCGCTACAACAGAAGAGGGATGTCGACGGCCGCCTAA
- the LOC109733821 gene encoding obtusifoliol 14-alpha demethylase isoform X1: MGACACLEYTQVAPKLLTRFTVFLQYNPHRIWSANMEFPGVLWLAFVPISVAVVSIMMARRRATSFLTTKRSPPPPPTAAGAPFLGILPALVAKGPLRVLRDAHAEMGSVFTVRLLHRKVTFLVGPDVSSHFYQGLESEISQDEVSQFTTPTFGPGVAFDVDFVTRREQFRFFGDAMKPAKLRTYARLMVREVEYYFARWGQSGTVDLKQELEHLVTLVASRCLFGEEVRAKMLVEVATHLRELNDGMRLVTILFPHLPIPAHHRRDKARARLGEIFSDIVSSRKASCPDGSRNVVDDMLQCLIDSRYKDGRATTETEVVGMLVSALFAGQHTSSSTGTWTGARLLARANAKHLRAAVQEQERIMARHGDRVDYEVLQEMDTLHRCVKEVLRLHPPAMMLLRHARRSFTVRTSEGVEYEVPEGRTVASPLVIHNRLPHVYRDPESYEPDRFGPGRGEDRAGGALSYTAFGAGRHACVGEAFAYMQIKVIWSHLLRKFKMEMVSPFPETDWNVVMPGPKGKVMLRYNRRGMSTAA, from the exons ATGGGTGCATGTGCATGTCTCGAGTACACACAAGTCGCACCTAAGTTACTGACTCGTTTTACAGTGTTCTTACAGTACAACCCCCATCGCATCTGGAGTGCAAATATGGAATTTCCGGGAGTCCTTTGGCTAGCATTTGTTCCTATTTCCGTTGCAGTCGTGTCGATCATGATGGCACGACGACGGGCGACGTCCTTCCTAACAACCAAACGATCACCTCCTCCGCCGCCCACGGCCGCAGGGGCTCCCTTTCTTGGCATCCTCCCAGCACTTGTCGCCAAGGGCCCGCTGCGAGTGCTCCGCGACGCCCACGCGGAGATGGGGAGCGTGTTCACGGTGAGACTGTTGCATCGCAAGGTCACCTTCCTGGTCGGGCCAGACGTATCGAGCCATTTCTACCAAGGGCTGGAGTCAGAAATCAGCCAGGATGAGGTCTCACAGTTCACCACTCCGACCTTCGGGCCCGGCGTCGCCTTCGACGTGGATTTCGTCACTCGGCGCGAGCAGTTCCGCTTCTTTGGCGACGCAATGAAGCCGGCCAAGCTCAGAACCTACGCCCGCCTCATGGTGCGCGAAGTGGAG TACTACTTTGCGAGATGGGGACAGTCCGGCACGGTTGACTTGAAGCAGGAGCTAGAGCACCTCGTCACACTCGTCGCCAGCCGATGCTTGTTTGGGGAGGAGGTTAGGGCGAAGATGCTGGTCGAGGTCGCAACGCACCTCCGTGAACTAAACGACGGCATGCGCCTCGTCACCATCCTATTCCCGCACCTGCCGATCCCGGCGCATCACAGACGTGACAAGGCGCGCGCTAGGCTCGGCGAGATATTCTCCGACATCGTCAGCTCCCGCAAAGCAAGCTGCCCTGATGGCAGCCGAAACGTCGTCGATGACATGCTCCAGTGCCTGATCGATTCCAGGTACAAAGACGGTCGCGCCACGACCGAGACGGAAGTGGTCGGAATGCTGGTCTCTGCGCTGTTCGCGGGCCAGCACACAAGCTCCAGCACGGGCACGTGGACCGGAGCGCGCCTCCTCGCGCGCGCCAACGCCAAGCATCTGCGCGCTGCCGTCCAGGAGCAGGAGCGGATCATGGCGCGGCATGGGGACCGCGTGGACTACGAGGTCCTACAGGAGATGGACACCCTCCATCGCTGCGTCAAGGAGGTTCTGCGGCTCCACCCGCCGGCGATGATGCTGTTGCGCCATGCGCGCCGGAGCTTCACGGTGCGGACAAGCGAGGGCGTCGAGTACGAGGTCCCTGAGGGGCGTACGGTCGCGAGCCCGCTGGTGATCCACAACCGTCTCCCGCATGTGTACAGGGATCCGGAGTCGTACGAGCCGGACCGGTTCGGCCCCGGCAGAGGAGAGGACAGGGCAGGCGGGGCGCTCTCGTACACGGCGTTCGGTGCTGGGCGGCATGCGTGCGTCGGCGAGGCGTTCGCTTACATGCAGATCAAGGTGATATGGAGCCATCTCCTGAGGAAATTTAAGATGGAGATGGTGTCGCCGTTCCCTGAGACGGACTGGAACGTGGTCATGCCAGGGCCCAAGGGGAAGGTCATGCTCCGCTACAACAGAAGAGGGATGTCGACGGCCGCCTAA
- the LOC109733822 gene encoding cytochrome P450 76M5-like, which yields MEIELWLLWPTLAVVSLLYCMAITARTRRAGTGRMPPGPTPLPLVGNMLSLGGNLHHTLAHLARAYGPVMTLKLGLTTAVIVSSRDAAWEAFTKHDRRLAAHAIPDAARALGHSDRSMIWLPSSDPLWKSLRGIVAANVFSPRGLAAARAARERKVRDMVSYFRDRADTEVDVGQALYGGVLNVLSNALCSVDVVDMGAAESAQRVRELVEDLIAVIAKPNISDLVPCLRRLDLQGWRRWTAIRIDKIFRLLDDIIDGRMAAAANTSTEEKHGDFLELFCTGKIARDTLTAILFDVFTAGSDTMSLTVEWAMAELLKNPAIMAKVRAEIDDALGGKETIGENDAAGLPYLQAVVKEAMRLHPVVPILLPRRAVEDGVEIGGYAVPKGSTVIFNAWAMMRDPAAWERPDEFVPERFLGKADQVVDFRGKAFEFIPFGSGRRRCPGVPMAERVVPFILASLLHAFEWRPPDGVSAAEFDVSERFTTANVMAVPLKAVPVVVHISARNGFLQQDS from the coding sequence ATGGAGATCGAGCTCTGGCTGCTATGGCCGACGCTCGCGGTCGTCTCGCTCCTCTACTGCATGGCCATCACGGCACGCACACGCCGTGCCGGCACGGGGCGGATGCCACCGGGTCCCACGCCACTCCCTCTCGTCGGCAACATGCTCAGCCTCGGCGGCAACCTCCACCACACGCTCGCGCACCTCGCTCGCGCCTACGGCCCCGTCATGACACTCAAGCTTGGCCTCACCACCGCCGTGATCGTGTCCTCGCGCGACGCGGCTTGGGAGGCATTCACGAAGCATGACCGGCGCCTGGCTGCGCACGCCATCCCAGACGCCGCACGCGCGCTCGGCCACTCCGACCGGTCCATGATATGGCTGCCCAGCTCCGATCCGCTCTGGAAGAGCTTGCGCGGCATCGTGGCCGCCAACGTCTTCTCCCCGCGCGGCCTCGCCGCGGCGCGCGCCGCCCGCGAGCGTAAGGTGCGCGACATGGTGAGTTACTTCCGGGACCGCGCCGACACAGAGGTGGACGTCGGCCAGGCACTGTACGGCGGCGTGCTCAACGTCTTGTCGAACGCGCTCTGCTCTGTCGACGTGGTCGACATGGGTGCCGCCGAGTCAGCGCAGAGAGTGCGGGAGCTCGTCGAGGATCTCATCGCGGTGATTGCCAAGCCCAACATCTCCGACCTCGTCCCTTGCCTTCGGCGGCTCGACCTGCAAGGATGGCGTCGCTGGACGGCGATACGCATCGACAAAATCTTCCGTCTATTGGATGACATAATCGACGGTCGTATGGCAGCTGCTGCCAACACCTCCACGGAGGAGAAGCATGGCGACTTCCTGGAGCTCTTCTGCACGGGCAAGATCGCCCGCGACACCCTGACAGCCATACTGTTCGACGTCTTCACGGCCGGAAGCGACACGATGTCGCTCACCGTCGAGTGGGCAATGGCGGAGCTACTCAAGAACCCGGCCATCATGGCAAAGGTCCGCGCGGAGATAGACGATGCTCTCGGCGGCAAGGAGACTATCGGCGAGAACGACGCGGCGGGCTTGCCGTACCTCCAGGCCGTGGTGAAGGAGGCCATGCGACTACACCCGGTGGTGCCGATACTGCTGCCCCGCCGGGCCGTTGAGGATGGCGTGGAGATCGGCGGCTACGCCGTGCCCAAGGGCTCGACGGTCATCTTCAACGCGTGGGCGATGATGCGGGACCCGGCGGCGTGGGAGAGGCCCGACGAGTTCGTCCCGGAGAGGTTCCTGGGCAAGGCGGACCAGGTGGTGGACTTCCGGGGCAAGGCCTTCGAGTTCATCCCGTTTGGGTCCGGCCGGAGGCGGTGCCCCGGCGTGCCGATGGCGGAGCGCGTCGTGCCGTTCATCCTGGCCTCGCTGCTGCATGCGTTCGAGTGGCGGCCACCGGACGGCGTTTCGGCAGCGGAGTTTGACGTGAGCGAGAGATTTACCACTGCCAACGTCATGGCTGTCCCACTCAAGGCCGTGCCCGTCGTGGTGCACATCTCTGCACGTAACGGTTTTCTTCAGCAAGATTCGTGA